One Siniperca chuatsi isolate FFG_IHB_CAS linkage group LG3, ASM2008510v1, whole genome shotgun sequence genomic region harbors:
- the LOC122872956 gene encoding proline-, glutamic acid- and leucine-rich protein 1-like produces MDPEKTLTFCLGLKAEEMTMSLQGLDGTEAATVAVSQKEADMRTVNKVVKHHGGSGNRPVVNPKYCPGVNNNPGYLCETGHCCGETGCCTYYYELWWFWLLWTVLILFSCFCAYRHRRAKMRIQQQQRQREINLIAYNGACNYPSSMLDLSFLASFKLPSYEEVAAQPSTPPPPYSSVFALQGGAMGGPSSSYPHHHHHRHPCPPYLGPGPGPSGLTSSQSSDNYTSCSCESCSLTSPSSTSFSVQVTDETYDSSHISTPSESGGDCAVMPRVGANFTPTSSSPPPSQVPPDVIPAVTPDVIPVQRRSSNGSEGVSPPAPPFSLPLHSHSSHPSRLPLSPLILLSSFPPGQVHSLVLSDPLGALAVQKEKEETSPCGPIPRSTLSPPKQAFFSSNVAVFTHCNNKEEQKREKEEEEEEEDDEEDHFRHRRLTGDSGIEVCRCHVKREEQEEEELQKGHVGKGGREAVKEGERADVLHDSVDCSLRAKAAVQSPLLDDCAEQRGHISSSSSIIQKTSEAVITVESS; encoded by the exons ATGGATCCAGAGAAAACGTTGACATTCTGCCTCGGGCTGAAGGCTGAGGAG ATGACCATGTCCCTGCAGGGGCTGGATGGGACTGAAGCTGCTACG GTGGCTGTTTCTCAGAAGGAGGCTGACATGCGCACAGTTAATAAG GTGGTGAAGCATCATGGGGGTTCTGGTAACCGGCCTGTTGTCAATCCCAAGTACTGTCCTGGGGTAAACAATAATCCAGGTTACCTGTGTGAAACAGGGCACTGCTGTGGAGAGACAGGCTGCTGTACCTACTATTACGAACTCTGGT GGTTCTGGCTGCTGTGGACAGTGCTGATCCTGTTCAGCTGTTTCTGTGCTTACCGCCACCGCCGGGCCAAGATGAGGatccaacagcagcagagacagagggagatcAATCTGATTGCCTATAATGGAGCCTGCAACTACCCTTCCTCAATGCTGGACCTCa gTTTTCTGGCTTCCTTCAAGTTGCCCTCCTACGAGGAGGTGGCGGCGCAGCCTAGCACTCCTCCTCCGCCTTACAGCTCCGTCTTTGCCCTGCAGGGAGGTGCCATGGGGGGTCCTAGCTCCTCTTACccccatcatcaccaccatcgtCACCCCTGCCCTCCCTATCTGGGTCCCGGCCCTGGTCCCAGTGGCCTGACTTCTTCCCAGAGCTCTGACAATTACACCAGCTGCTCCTGCGAGTCGTGCTCCCTCACCTCCCCCTCCAGCACGTCCTTCTCTGTCCAAGTGACGGACGAGACGTATGACAGCAGCCACATCTCCACACCCAGTGAATCAGGGGGCGACTGTGCTGTCATGCCAAGGGTTGGGGCCAACTTCACACCAACttcttcctctccacctccatcACAAGTTCCACCTGATGTTATACCTGCGGTCACTCCAGATGTCATACCCGTACAAAGACGGTCCTCTAATGGCAGTGAAGGAGTCTCCCCTCCAGCTCCACCATTCTCTCTTCCTTTACACTCTCATTCTTCACACCCTTCTCGCCTCCCACTTTCTCCCCTCATCCTGTTATCTTCCTTCCCTCCTGGTCAAGTCCATTCTCTCGTCCTCTCAGACCCACTTGGAGCTCTGGCTgttcagaaagagaaagaagagaccTCGCCTTGTGGTCCAATCCCCAGGTCCACTCTGTCTCCCCCTAAACAGGCTTTCTTCTCCTCAAATGTGGCTGTTTTCACACATTGCAACAACAAAGAGGAACAAAAacgagaaaaagaggaggaggaagaagaagaagatgacgAGGAGGATCATTTCCGGCATCGTCGGCTAACGGGTGACTCAGGCATCGAGGTATGTCGCTGCCACGTGAAGAGAGAGgagcaagaggaagaggaactGCAGAAGGGGCATGTTGgtaaaggaggaagagaggctgtgaaggagggggagagggcAGACGTGCTGCATGACAGCGTGGACTGTTCCCTCCGAGCGAAGGCCGCTGTTCAGTCACCACTCCTGGATGACTGCGCTGAGCAGCGTGGCCAcatctcctcatcctccagtATCATCCAGAAGACAAGCGAGGCCGTCATCACTGTGGAGTCCTCGTAA